A stretch of Carnobacteriaceae bacterium zg-C25 DNA encodes these proteins:
- a CDS encoding phospho-N-acetylmuramoyl-pentapeptide-transferase, whose amino-acid sequence MNTMQLFVELAIAFCATLAITTSVMPFFIIYFTNKKIGHVTREEGPNWHNVKSGTPTMGGIAFLIATSITSLVFSVYKGWINLTTSALIVVFIAFGIIGFLDDFLKLVRRQNEGLTSKQKFIAQLVFSLFAICLLVFSGHDTSLSILFFGKVNNVVLYGVFAIVWMTGFSNAVNLTDGLDGLVAGTASIALAGYAVIAYRQAQFDILFFCVALIGGLCGFFIFNKKPAKIFMGDVGSLALGGVFAMISMLLHVEWSLLLIGLVFVIETASVILQVGSYKLRKKRIFKMSPLHHHFEMSGWSEWKVVLVFWLVSACATILYLCVF is encoded by the coding sequence ATGAATACGATGCAGCTATTTGTGGAATTAGCCATTGCTTTTTGTGCCACGTTAGCGATAACAACAAGTGTAATGCCGTTTTTCATTATTTACTTTACGAATAAAAAAATCGGGCATGTGACACGAGAAGAAGGACCAAATTGGCACAATGTAAAAAGTGGGACACCGACCATGGGTGGAATTGCATTTTTAATTGCAACATCGATTACGAGTCTTGTTTTTTCGGTATACAAAGGCTGGATTAACTTAACAACTAGTGCATTAATTGTGGTGTTTATTGCTTTTGGGATTATTGGCTTTTTAGATGATTTCTTAAAGTTAGTCCGCAGACAAAATGAAGGATTAACGTCCAAACAGAAATTTATTGCGCAATTAGTATTTAGTCTGTTTGCCATTTGTTTATTGGTGTTTTCTGGACATGATACAAGTTTATCTATACTATTTTTTGGAAAAGTGAATAACGTTGTGCTTTATGGTGTGTTTGCAATCGTGTGGATGACTGGCTTTTCGAACGCTGTCAATTTAACGGACGGATTAGATGGGTTAGTTGCGGGAACGGCTAGCATTGCGTTAGCCGGCTATGCCGTTATTGCTTACCGCCAAGCACAATTTGATATTTTATTTTTCTGTGTCGCTCTAATTGGGGGATTATGTGGATTTTTTATATTTAATAAAAAACCTGCGAAAATTTTTATGGGTGATGTCGGCTCATTAGCATTAGGTGGCGTATTTGCCATGATTTCAATGCTGCTACATGTTGAGTGGAGTTTACTTTTAATTGGATTAGTATTTGTCATTGAAACGGCAAGTGTTATTTTACAAGTAGGCTCTTATAAGTTAAGAAAAAAACGGATTTTTAAAATGAGTCCATTGCATCATCATTTTGAAATGAGTGGATGGAGCGAATGGAAAGTCGTTCTTGTTTTCTGGCTTGTTTCAGCGTGTGCAACGATTTTATATTTATGTGTATTTTAA